One genomic segment of Amycolatopsis sp. Hca4 includes these proteins:
- a CDS encoding recombinase family protein — translation MNRKIQTDPASTDLRGNPLRFAFYGRTSTTRHQDRVSSQGWQRDMADGLVAGHGQVVVAYFDAGTSRRVPWRQRPQAAQLMAAASSPGSAIDAIVVGEYERAFTGTQFTTLYAWCTRHGIQLWLPETGGPVDLGNRDHRALLSLLATQSQREVLRARHRVLAAMHNQATQQGRYLGGRPPYGYQLVDAGPHPNPADARWGRRLQRLAPDPRTAPHVAWMFRQRLAGHSVASIARHLNERGVPCPSSADPDRNRHRTRGAWTLRTVAVILANPRYTGRQIWNRRASATDGPASTPALSAKVVHPALVTEQAFVAAQQVRAARPASDGQTRQFALAGLIHCGICNRRLDSHWNHGRPTYRCRHGHTSTQRASQPRPKTLYIREDHLVDELTIQLGDEGTDGYAEPELRRPRHKRVAAALRGAGKIIVYDGAGWRLEEIDSS, via the coding sequence ATGAACAGGAAGATCCAGACCGACCCAGCATCCACAGACCTTCGGGGCAACCCCCTGCGGTTCGCGTTCTACGGCCGGACGTCGACCACTCGCCATCAAGATCGCGTGTCGTCGCAGGGCTGGCAGCGCGACATGGCCGATGGGTTGGTCGCGGGCCACGGCCAGGTCGTCGTCGCCTACTTCGATGCCGGCACCTCACGTCGCGTCCCGTGGCGGCAACGACCGCAGGCTGCCCAGCTCATGGCCGCGGCCTCGAGCCCGGGATCCGCGATCGATGCGATCGTCGTCGGCGAGTACGAGCGAGCTTTCACCGGCACCCAGTTCACCACCCTCTACGCCTGGTGCACCCGGCACGGCATCCAGCTGTGGCTGCCCGAAACCGGCGGCCCGGTCGATCTCGGCAATCGGGACCACCGGGCACTGCTGTCACTGCTGGCCACCCAGTCGCAGCGCGAGGTGCTGCGCGCCCGGCACCGCGTCCTGGCTGCCATGCACAACCAGGCCACCCAGCAAGGCCGCTACCTCGGCGGACGCCCACCGTATGGCTATCAGCTCGTCGACGCAGGTCCTCACCCGAACCCGGCGGACGCCCGCTGGGGCCGACGGCTCCAACGCCTTGCTCCCGACCCGCGCACCGCGCCGCATGTCGCGTGGATGTTCCGGCAGCGTCTGGCAGGACACAGCGTTGCGAGCATTGCCCGGCACCTCAACGAACGCGGCGTCCCCTGCCCGTCCAGCGCCGACCCGGACCGCAACCGGCACCGAACGCGCGGCGCTTGGACCCTGCGCACCGTCGCCGTGATCCTGGCGAACCCGCGCTACACCGGACGACAGATCTGGAATCGCCGAGCCAGCGCCACCGATGGGCCTGCCTCAACGCCCGCGCTGTCGGCGAAGGTTGTCCATCCGGCCCTCGTCACGGAGCAGGCCTTCGTCGCCGCGCAGCAGGTTCGGGCGGCGCGACCGGCCAGCGACGGTCAGACTCGCCAGTTTGCGCTCGCCGGGCTCATCCACTGCGGTATCTGTAACCGGCGGCTGGACTCGCACTGGAACCACGGGAGACCCACCTACCGCTGCCGCCACGGCCACACCAGCACCCAACGCGCAAGCCAGCCCCGGCCGAAGACGCTCTACATCCGCGAGGACCACCTCGTCGACGAGCTCACCATCCAACTTGGAGATGAAGGCACCGACGGCTACGCCGAGCCGGAACTTCGCCGGCCACGCCACAAGCGCGTGGCCGCAGCACTGCGCGGCGCAGGGAAGATCATCGTCTACGACGGCGCCGGATGGCGACTGGAGGAGATCGATTCGAGCTAG